In the genome of Flexistipes sinusarabici DSM 4947, one region contains:
- the cysN gene encoding sulfate adenylyltransferase subunit CysN has product MSHQSDLIEKDIMAYLKEHEEKELLRFITCGSVDDGKSTLIGRLLHDSKLIFEDQLESIKKDSKYKGSSDDNLDLALIVDGLQAEREQGITIDVAYRYFSTKKRKFIIADTPGHEQYTRNMATGASNAELAVILMDASKGVLPQTKRHTFITRLLGIKYLLVAVNKMDLVDYSEDVFKQIQKDYMDLLSQIESGQEKPEVVFVPISALKGDNVVNLSDRTPWYEGVSLLHNLENIKVDANINLKDFRFPVQYVNRPHSSFRGYSGMVASGTIKACERVTVLPSRKESVVKEVVPAYHSESEKNDSLQTMEVAWPPMSITLTLEDELDISRGDMIVKSENIPDVSDSFYAMVIWMNENPLVKNRQYDIKRASTYTSGYVEEILYKVDVNTLQKKDADSLKLNEIGYCKINLTSQIAYDKYVDHKQTGSFIFIDRLTNVTSGAGLIKDKAESRNVVWHETNVSKEERIAIKGHSPCVLWFTGLSGAGKSTIAGAVESYLNQNGVHTYLLDGDNVRHGLNKDLGFSEADREENIRRIGEVAKLFLDAGVIVLTSFISPFRRDRDNVRNIVNDDEFVEVFVDTPLDVCEKRDPKGLYKRARAGEIKEFTGVDSPYEEPLAPEIHLETKDLSVDKAVEKVIVYLKNAGIINL; this is encoded by the coding sequence ATGAGTCACCAATCGGATTTGATAGAAAAAGATATCATGGCTTACCTGAAAGAGCATGAAGAGAAAGAGCTTTTAAGATTTATCACATGCGGCAGTGTGGATGACGGAAAAAGTACGCTGATCGGAAGGCTGCTGCACGATTCCAAGCTTATTTTTGAGGATCAGCTGGAGTCCATAAAAAAGGACAGCAAATATAAAGGCTCTTCGGATGACAATCTGGATTTGGCATTAATTGTGGACGGCTTGCAGGCTGAAAGAGAACAGGGCATTACAATAGATGTTGCCTACAGGTACTTCTCCACAAAAAAACGGAAATTTATTATAGCCGACACGCCGGGACACGAACAATATACGAGGAATATGGCGACCGGTGCCTCAAATGCCGAGCTTGCTGTTATCCTTATGGATGCATCCAAAGGGGTTTTGCCCCAGACGAAAAGACACACTTTCATTACCAGACTTCTCGGGATAAAATATCTTCTTGTAGCTGTGAACAAGATGGATCTTGTGGATTACAGCGAAGATGTTTTTAAGCAAATTCAGAAAGATTATATGGATTTACTTTCACAGATTGAAAGCGGCCAGGAAAAGCCGGAAGTTGTTTTTGTCCCCATTTCTGCCCTAAAAGGTGACAACGTTGTTAATCTCAGCGATAGGACACCGTGGTATGAGGGTGTCAGTCTATTGCACAATCTTGAGAATATAAAAGTTGACGCTAATATAAATTTGAAGGATTTCAGATTTCCCGTTCAGTATGTTAACAGACCGCATTCTTCTTTCCGTGGTTATTCTGGTATGGTGGCATCAGGAACAATAAAAGCGTGCGAAAGGGTTACAGTTCTGCCTTCAAGGAAAGAATCTGTTGTAAAAGAAGTGGTCCCTGCCTATCACTCGGAAAGCGAAAAAAATGATTCACTGCAAACTATGGAAGTAGCCTGGCCGCCGATGTCTATTACACTTACTTTGGAAGACGAGCTGGATATCAGCAGGGGTGATATGATAGTCAAATCCGAAAATATCCCTGATGTCAGTGATTCCTTCTATGCAATGGTCATATGGATGAATGAAAACCCTTTGGTGAAAAACAGGCAGTACGACATTAAAAGAGCTTCCACTTATACAAGCGGTTATGTTGAGGAAATATTGTACAAGGTCGATGTCAATACACTGCAAAAAAAGGATGCAGACTCACTAAAGCTTAATGAAATCGGATACTGTAAAATCAACCTCACTTCCCAGATTGCTTATGACAAATATGTGGACCATAAACAGACGGGAAGTTTTATCTTCATAGACAGACTTACCAATGTAACCTCCGGCGCAGGTCTTATTAAAGATAAAGCGGAAAGCAGGAATGTCGTATGGCATGAAACCAATGTGAGCAAAGAGGAGCGCATTGCTATAAAGGGGCATAGTCCCTGCGTATTGTGGTTTACCGGCTTAAGCGGTGCAGGCAAGTCTACAATTGCAGGAGCGGTGGAATCTTATCTAAACCAAAACGGCGTACATACCTATCTTCTGGATGGTGATAATGTCAGGCATGGATTGAATAAGGATCTGGGATTTTCAGAAGCCGACCGTGAGGAAAATATCAGGAGAATAGGCGAAGTTGCGAAACTCTTTTTGGATGCGGGCGTCATTGTACTCACATCATTTATTTCCCCTTTCAGAAGAGACAGGGATAATGTGCGGAATATTGTAAACGATGATGAATTTGTGGAAGTTTTTGTGGATACGCCGCTGGACGTTTGTGAGAAAAGGGATCCCAAAGGGCTTTACAAAAGAGCCAGAGCAGGTGAAATAAAAGAATTTACGGGTGTTGACTCTCCGTATGAAGAGCCGCTTGCTCCGGAAATTCATCTGGAAACAAAAGATCTCAGCGTAGACAAAGCCGTGGAAAAAGTTATCGTGTATCTAAAAAACGCCGGAATAATAAATCTTTAA
- a CDS encoding integrase core domain-containing protein encodes MVRRRTGWSLNKILGLFEISSSQYHRWQRERYLPSDKLLKPYTQLLPEEVDSVLYYRKLNEHNRMMGYRKFTWKLVDENLVYLSESSVYRILKRHKLLGRVFKESLDSDTEYNKKPQYVHHHWHTDLMYLRLCGSHYYIVFMLDGYSRYLLNYKLLTDMTKQSVELFTQETIDKYPEASPMIIHDNGVQFISRDFKEILYENDCIDIPTKVRHPETNGKAERFVRTMRDESLRVNSPQYYSEAQRVIDKFVEEYNNRRYHAAIGYLKPVDVFMGIGEEVIAERKAKLKKAREKRIAVNKEKRREFAGVC; translated from the coding sequence TTGGTAAGAAGACGCACAGGCTGGAGCCTCAATAAGATACTTGGTCTATTTGAAATAAGCAGTAGTCAGTATCACAGATGGCAGAGAGAAAGATATCTACCGTCAGACAAATTGCTTAAACCTTATACCCAGTTATTGCCCGAAGAGGTGGATTCGGTTTTATATTACAGGAAATTAAACGAACACAATAGAATGATGGGTTATCGTAAATTTACATGGAAGCTTGTGGATGAAAATTTGGTTTATTTGTCTGAGAGCAGTGTATACAGAATACTCAAGCGCCATAAGCTTCTTGGGAGAGTTTTTAAAGAGAGTTTAGATTCGGATACTGAATATAACAAGAAACCGCAATACGTTCACCACCACTGGCATACGGATCTGATGTATTTGAGATTGTGCGGAAGCCATTATTATATAGTATTTATGCTAGACGGCTATTCGAGGTATTTGTTGAATTATAAGCTATTGACGGATATGACAAAACAGTCAGTGGAGTTATTTACTCAGGAAACGATAGATAAATATCCTGAAGCCAGTCCTATGATAATTCATGATAATGGAGTGCAGTTTATAAGCCGTGATTTTAAAGAAATACTTTATGAGAACGATTGCATAGATATACCGACGAAAGTGAGGCATCCAGAGACAAATGGCAAAGCAGAGCGGTTTGTCAGGACTATGCGTGATGAGTCTTTAAGAGTAAATAGCCCCCAGTATTATTCAGAAGCCCAGCGTGTAATTGATAAATTTGTTGAAGAATATAACAATCGTAGGTATCATGCGGCAATTGGTTATTTGAAGCCTGTGGATGTATTTATGGGCATTGGTGAAGAAGTTATAGCCGAGAGAAAGGCTAAGTTAAAAAAGGCAAGGGAAAAAAGAATAGCTGTTAACAAAGAAAAGCGCAGAGAATTTGCGGGAGTTTGCTAA
- a CDS encoding transposase, with product MSSSRRQFTAEEKYEMVKEVLSKAKSVSEICREHNIHPNQYYRWQRNFLEGALEGFRGRTESKKLKRLEAEKANKEAELNRLNGVVAEVVKENIVLKKKYSD from the coding sequence ATGTCTTCAAGCAGGCGACAATTTACAGCGGAAGAAAAGTATGAAATGGTGAAAGAAGTTTTATCAAAAGCCAAGAGTGTTTCAGAGATTTGCCGGGAACATAATATTCACCCTAACCAGTATTACAGATGGCAGCGTAATTTTCTTGAAGGGGCCTTAGAAGGCTTTAGGGGCAGAACGGAAAGCAAGAAGTTAAAGAGACTGGAAGCTGAAAAAGCGAATAAAGAAGCAGAATTAAACCGTTTAAACGGAGTAGTTGCAGAGGTGGTAAAAGAAAATATAGTCCTTAAAAAAAAGTATTCCGATTAA
- a CDS encoding nucleotidyltransferase family protein has product MPAAKNELTKEQILQYLREHKKELYEKYGVRKIGLFGSYARGNKSENSDIDLLLELEKPLGFAFVDLCDYLEKILNHNVDVLTPPMLQHNPELWEDVQEDIVNV; this is encoded by the coding sequence ATGCCCGCTGCAAAAAATGAGCTGACAAAAGAGCAGATTCTTCAATACTTACGTGAGCATAAAAAAGAATTATATGAGAAATATGGTGTCCGGAAAATCGGACTTTTCGGCAGCTATGCAAGAGGAAATAAATCAGAAAATAGTGATATAGATTTGTTGTTAGAGTTGGAAAAGCCATTAGGATTTGCTTTCGTCGATTTGTGTGACTATTTGGAAAAAATCCTTAATCATAATGTGGATGTTTTAACTCCACCAATGCTTCAGCATAATCCTGAGTTGTGGGAAGATGTCCAAGAGGATATAGTTAATGTCTAA
- a CDS encoding IS1634 family transposase: MFIRSYITNNKKTGKKYTAYKLVESYRTPKGPRQRIIMDMGDLSHIPPMQLKELANRIEQLLDGYEEPVFKPDEETEELAHTYAKKAKLNMITASSKQPESKENSYEPEYEQVDVSSIEVSEPRSIGGEYICNESFKELGIGDMLKSLGFTESEIDISRALIIGRMLNPGSELNTYEWLKEKSGLFELLGINYHRKSLRQFYRVSEKLFKYSEEIEKKLFEYEQQLFNFENKILLYDLTNTHFEGIQKNNKKAKRGKSKQKRSDCPLVTLGVVLNEEGFPICSKIYEGNQSETKTLIDIVTDLSSQVNLQVKPTVVIDAGIASEENLGYIKDSGYNYIAVSRKKDTALDYSDGEDIRIKNDSYSVKGKLNIVDGESFLCVSSEMREIKEGGIKDRFRQRFEEGLENIRSSLFKKNGVKRYEKVLERIGRLKSKCSKVSGYYDIDVVKKEDSGNAADIRWRVDEEKLSGTLDGHYVIRTNFTDLSEQEIWDIYVMLNDVESTFRTLKSELGLRPVYHSKESAVEGHLFISVLAYHLVHNLRRKLKSEGIHYSWRTVRKKLSNHMRMTVSMNTEENARIMQRVTSKTEEHQKSIYKALGYSSKILRNKKVCNE; the protein is encoded by the coding sequence ATGTTTATAAGATCATACATAACCAATAATAAAAAGACCGGAAAAAAGTATACTGCCTATAAGCTGGTGGAATCATACCGTACTCCCAAGGGTCCCAGACAACGTATTATTATGGACATGGGAGATCTGTCTCATATTCCTCCCATGCAGTTAAAAGAACTTGCAAACCGTATAGAGCAATTGCTTGACGGTTATGAGGAACCTGTATTCAAGCCTGATGAGGAGACGGAAGAGCTTGCCCATACTTATGCAAAGAAAGCAAAATTGAATATGATCACAGCGTCTTCAAAGCAACCTGAATCAAAGGAGAATTCTTATGAGCCGGAATACGAGCAAGTGGATGTATCCAGTATAGAAGTATCAGAGCCCCGGAGCATAGGCGGAGAGTATATATGCAATGAATCATTTAAAGAGCTTGGTATAGGAGATATGCTGAAATCTCTTGGTTTCACGGAATCCGAGATAGATATATCCAGGGCTTTAATAATAGGTCGGATGCTTAATCCGGGCAGTGAACTTAATACGTATGAATGGTTAAAGGAGAAGTCGGGTTTATTTGAATTACTTGGAATAAATTATCACAGGAAATCGCTGAGGCAGTTTTACCGTGTATCGGAAAAGCTTTTTAAGTATTCAGAAGAGATAGAGAAAAAACTTTTTGAGTATGAACAGCAGTTGTTTAACTTTGAAAATAAGATTTTGCTTTATGATCTTACGAACACACATTTTGAAGGTATCCAGAAAAATAACAAAAAGGCTAAGCGTGGTAAATCAAAGCAGAAGCGTTCAGATTGCCCCCTTGTGACACTGGGAGTAGTGTTGAATGAGGAAGGTTTTCCGATATGCAGCAAGATATATGAGGGCAATCAATCAGAAACGAAGACGTTAATTGATATAGTAACGGATTTATCATCACAGGTTAATTTACAGGTAAAGCCTACAGTAGTAATAGATGCCGGAATAGCTTCGGAGGAGAATTTAGGGTATATAAAGGATTCCGGGTATAATTATATTGCAGTCTCCAGGAAGAAGGATACAGCCCTTGATTATTCAGACGGAGAGGATATCAGGATAAAGAATGATTCTTATAGTGTGAAAGGCAAATTGAATATTGTAGATGGTGAGAGTTTTTTATGTGTAAGCAGTGAGATGCGGGAGATTAAAGAGGGTGGTATTAAAGACAGGTTTAGGCAGAGATTTGAAGAAGGTCTTGAGAATATACGGTCTTCATTATTCAAGAAGAATGGTGTTAAGCGTTATGAGAAGGTTCTTGAGCGTATTGGCAGACTTAAGAGTAAATGCAGCAAGGTATCGGGATATTATGATATAGACGTTGTGAAAAAAGAAGATTCTGGCAATGCAGCAGATATACGCTGGAGAGTTGATGAGGAGAAACTTTCCGGTACACTTGACGGCCACTATGTAATCCGGACAAATTTCACTGACTTAAGTGAGCAGGAGATATGGGATATATATGTAATGCTTAATGATGTGGAATCCACATTCAGGACATTGAAGAGTGAATTGGGTTTAAGGCCTGTATATCACAGCAAGGAATCAGCTGTGGAGGGTCATCTTTTTATAAGTGTTTTGGCGTATCATTTGGTTCATAATCTTAGGAGGAAGTTGAAATCAGAGGGTATACATTACAGTTGGCGTACAGTTCGTAAAAAACTTTCTAATCATATGCGGATGACGGTTTCGATGAATACGGAGGAAAATGCAAGGATAATGCAGAGGGTGACTTCTAAGACTGAAGAACACCAAAAGTCAATTTATAAGGCCTTGGGGTATTCAAGCAAAATTTTACGAAATAAAAAAGTCTGTAATGAATAA
- a CDS encoding MFS transporter, with amino-acid sequence MLTDISINSRLFKATILSLSLLTIMAGAVVSPVLANIAHAFSEEPYWKIKLVLTMPALFIIVFALLNGKIALLFSKKKVTLVALILYILGGAGGGLSTNLEMLLVFRALLGISVGLLMPLATGLIADFYSGETRANLMGKSTATSNLGGIIGTLISGFLAEITWQASFTVYLLAVPVFIMALFFLKDPEVPKSVNTTPLSLLKRPLLVSWMFMAFLTMIIFYTVPVNIAIYIEQMNFGESSLSGVAVSLLTGAGFVAGLSFSKAAKFFSRFFLSFCYFMISAGFLLIIYSPNTFVLLTSLFVVGLGLGWTVPNIFTEAVNSVPDGYGVAAMGFITPSIFLGQFFSPIAVDFAYKLAGLSNIL; translated from the coding sequence ATGCTTACAGATATTTCAATAAACTCCAGACTGTTTAAAGCCACAATACTGTCCCTTTCCCTGCTTACCATAATGGCGGGAGCTGTGGTTTCACCGGTGCTTGCCAATATTGCTCATGCTTTCAGTGAAGAGCCTTACTGGAAAATCAAGCTTGTGCTCACAATGCCAGCACTTTTTATAATTGTTTTCGCACTGCTTAACGGCAAAATAGCTTTACTTTTCAGCAAAAAGAAAGTCACCCTCGTTGCTCTTATTTTATATATTTTGGGAGGAGCAGGCGGCGGATTGTCAACCAATCTGGAGATGCTCCTTGTTTTCAGAGCCTTGCTGGGAATTTCAGTTGGACTATTAATGCCCCTTGCAACAGGCCTGATAGCAGATTTTTATTCAGGGGAAACCCGGGCCAATTTGATGGGCAAATCCACAGCGACCTCAAATCTCGGTGGAATTATAGGTACCTTAATTTCAGGTTTTCTCGCTGAAATAACCTGGCAGGCGAGTTTTACAGTTTACCTGCTAGCAGTTCCTGTATTCATAATGGCTCTCTTTTTTTTAAAAGACCCCGAGGTACCGAAGTCGGTCAACACCACACCACTTTCACTTTTGAAACGGCCGTTGCTGGTAAGTTGGATGTTTATGGCTTTTCTCACGATGATAATCTTTTATACCGTACCTGTTAATATTGCCATTTATATAGAACAAATGAATTTCGGCGAATCATCACTATCCGGTGTAGCTGTATCTCTTCTGACAGGCGCAGGTTTTGTCGCCGGACTTTCTTTTTCTAAAGCAGCGAAGTTTTTCAGCCGTTTTTTCCTTTCCTTCTGTTATTTTATGATTAGCGCAGGATTTCTATTAATAATCTACTCCCCAAACACATTCGTATTACTGACAAGTCTGTTTGTGGTGGGATTAGGGCTCGGCTGGACTGTTCCCAATATTTTCACAGAAGCCGTAAACAGTGTTCCGGACGGCTACGGCGTTGCAGCTATGGGATTTATTACCCCCTCTATATTCCTGGGTCAGTTTTTCAGTCCCATTGCAGTTGATTTCGCATATAAACTGGCCGGATTGAGTAATATACTTTAA
- a CDS encoding VIT1/CCC1 transporter family protein, whose amino-acid sequence MEKIKLDQETKNSLINAQKNEISEYFLYHKIADGLKDEQNKRLLKDIAEDELRHYKFLKSVTGKNVKPDRFKIFLYFWITKIFGLTFGIKLLERGEEAAVKAYEKLGEILPEAVDIKQEEDEHEHTLLNMIKEERLEYVGSIVLGLNDALVELTGALAGLTFALQNANLIALTGLITGIAASFSMAASEYLSTAAENSKKYAVKSAIYTGTAYILTVFLLILPYLLMHNPFLSLVTTLVIAILIIAFFNFYVSVAKDFNFIKRFTEMSAISLGVALLTFIISFGIRSFWGIEI is encoded by the coding sequence TTGGAAAAAATAAAGCTGGATCAGGAAACAAAAAATTCATTGATAAATGCTCAAAAAAATGAAATCTCCGAGTATTTTTTGTATCATAAAATTGCTGATGGATTGAAAGATGAGCAAAATAAACGGCTATTAAAAGATATTGCTGAAGATGAACTGAGGCACTACAAATTTTTGAAATCTGTTACCGGCAAAAATGTAAAACCGGACAGGTTTAAGATTTTTTTATATTTCTGGATTACTAAAATTTTTGGACTGACATTCGGGATTAAATTGTTGGAAAGAGGGGAGGAAGCAGCTGTAAAAGCTTATGAAAAACTCGGTGAAATCCTTCCTGAAGCCGTTGATATTAAACAGGAAGAGGACGAGCATGAGCATACGCTCCTTAATATGATAAAAGAGGAAAGACTGGAATATGTAGGCTCCATTGTGCTGGGGCTGAATGATGCTCTGGTTGAGCTGACCGGAGCACTTGCAGGGCTTACGTTTGCGTTACAAAATGCCAATCTTATAGCACTTACCGGTCTTATTACAGGCATTGCGGCATCATTTTCCATGGCAGCTTCGGAATATCTTTCAACAGCTGCTGAAAACAGCAAAAAATACGCTGTAAAATCTGCTATTTATACAGGTACAGCTTATATTTTAACAGTTTTTTTGCTGATTTTGCCATATCTGCTGATGCACAATCCCTTTTTGTCTCTGGTTACTACGCTTGTCATAGCCATTCTGATAATAGCGTTTTTTAACTTTTACGTTTCAGTTGCCAAAGATTTTAATTTTATCAAACGTTTTACTGAAATGAGCGCTATAAGCCTCGGAGTTGCATTGCTGACTTTTATAATAAGCTTCGGCATAAGAAGCTTCTGGGGAATAGAAATATAA
- a CDS encoding CBS domain-containing protein yields the protein MSTVKDILSKKESQVYTVSPEKTVFEALKIMSDEDIGALIVTEGDNVKGIFSERDYARKVILKGKSSKDLKVSDIMTTDVLFVTPKNTVEECMALMTEKRIRHLPVLENKKLTGLVSIGDIVKQVISDHKFTIKELEKYISGDIAG from the coding sequence ATGAGTACTGTAAAAGATATTTTGTCCAAAAAAGAGAGCCAGGTTTATACCGTTTCTCCTGAGAAAACTGTATTTGAAGCACTGAAAATTATGAGTGATGAAGACATCGGTGCGCTGATAGTTACGGAAGGAGACAACGTTAAAGGAATTTTTTCCGAAAGGGATTATGCAAGAAAAGTTATTCTCAAAGGTAAATCATCCAAAGACCTTAAAGTTTCCGATATCATGACTACAGACGTATTATTTGTAACGCCCAAAAACACTGTTGAAGAATGTATGGCATTAATGACAGAAAAACGTATCAGACACCTGCCGGTTCTGGAAAATAAAAAACTAACAGGACTTGTATCCATAGGAGATATTGTCAAGCAGGTCATTTCCGATCACAAATTTACCATAAAAGAACTGGAAAAATACATCTCCGGTGATATTGCGGGATAA
- a CDS encoding cupin domain-containing protein codes for MLKLIKYSQAENYEPEKDWKRASLCNQEDISIEHFIKPPKHSSPRHKHPNAQVLYVLHGKLSVVDSNNNTEYVEEGDCIYIPGEESHIVTNELDEISSGLDIFVPGRSFDFWLKNKKGGNL; via the coding sequence ATGTTGAAATTAATAAAGTATTCCCAGGCTGAAAACTATGAGCCCGAAAAAGACTGGAAAAGAGCAAGCCTTTGCAATCAAGAAGATATATCAATTGAGCACTTCATAAAGCCGCCCAAACATTCATCGCCCAGGCACAAACACCCAAATGCACAGGTTTTGTATGTGCTTCATGGAAAACTGTCCGTAGTTGACTCAAACAACAATACCGAATATGTGGAGGAGGGAGACTGTATATATATCCCCGGTGAGGAATCCCATATCGTTACAAATGAACTGGATGAAATATCGTCAGGACTTGACATATTTGTTCCGGGCAGATCATTCGATTTTTGGCTTAAAAATAAAAAAGGAGGTAACTTATGA
- a CDS encoding YbfB/YjiJ family MFS transporter: MILNNMTDYFKENVTATLGGMASLIVFMGLGRFAYTSIIPYMQAGAGMSDTLAGAIASSNYLGYLLGTLVFIFFNKMRYILFVMSLAAIAVSSAAMGFTSSPLLWHLLRFIAGFACASGFILSTAMLFDYLAGRNAARYMGWHYSGVGAGIAVSGVIDPVFGMLGGWEGAWIMTGITAGIISIGAVFWIKSSPEYISKKNDVVTDSAKFKRKKEFWLLSIAYFMEGFGYVIIGTFMVAATQNYLGESGVSYIGWIVVGVFAAPSTIFWFYVSGKTGFPVALIYAFTVQLGGLILFVSLQNTIAVFVAAITFGGTFMGIVSMSVTFGKELWVERSTQAVAILTTFFSVGQIAGPFVAGFLSDVYSSYTYPLLLSCGALLTGLIFLLYLKKAGGRYAVCKH; encoded by the coding sequence TTGATACTAAATAATATGACTGATTATTTTAAAGAGAATGTGACTGCTACTCTGGGCGGTATGGCAAGCTTAATAGTATTTATGGGTTTGGGAAGATTCGCTTATACTTCTATTATTCCATATATGCAGGCAGGAGCCGGTATGAGCGATACGCTGGCCGGTGCGATAGCATCCAGTAATTATTTGGGATATCTTCTGGGGACACTTGTTTTTATTTTTTTTAATAAAATGCGTTATATTTTATTTGTAATGTCTCTTGCCGCTATAGCTGTATCTTCTGCTGCTATGGGTTTTACTTCGTCTCCTTTGTTGTGGCATTTGCTTAGATTTATTGCCGGTTTTGCCTGTGCCTCAGGTTTTATTTTATCCACAGCTATGTTGTTTGACTATCTGGCTGGGAGAAATGCCGCTCGTTACATGGGATGGCACTACAGCGGTGTCGGGGCCGGGATTGCCGTCAGCGGTGTTATAGATCCTGTTTTCGGAATGTTAGGCGGATGGGAGGGAGCATGGATTATGACAGGCATTACCGCAGGTATTATCAGCATTGGTGCAGTCTTCTGGATAAAATCTTCCCCTGAATATATAAGTAAAAAAAACGATGTTGTCACTGATTCGGCTAAGTTTAAAAGAAAGAAAGAGTTCTGGCTGTTAAGTATTGCTTATTTTATGGAGGGTTTTGGCTATGTTATAATAGGGACTTTTATGGTTGCGGCTACGCAAAATTATCTTGGTGAATCCGGGGTCTCTTATATAGGCTGGATAGTGGTTGGGGTTTTTGCTGCTCCTTCAACTATATTCTGGTTTTATGTTTCCGGGAAAACTGGTTTTCCAGTTGCTTTGATTTATGCGTTTACAGTACAGCTGGGCGGTCTGATTTTGTTTGTAAGTCTTCAGAATACAATTGCTGTATTTGTTGCTGCGATAACCTTTGGCGGGACATTTATGGGCATTGTTTCAATGAGTGTAACATTTGGTAAAGAGTTATGGGTTGAAAGATCCACACAAGCGGTGGCTATACTTACCACTTTCTTCAGTGTGGGCCAAATTGCCGGTCCTTTTGTTGCAGGATTTCTCTCGGATGTATATAGCAGCTACACATATCCATTATTATTGTCATGCGGGGCTTTGCTGACCGGATTGATATTTCTTTTATATCTTAAAAAAGCAGGAGGTCGTTATGCCGTTTGTAAACATTAA
- a CDS encoding 2-hydroxymuconate tautomerase family protein has protein sequence MPFVNIKITKDGATANQKKELIKGATQLLVDVLGKNPATTVVVIDEVETDNWGIGGETVTDRRSKN, from the coding sequence ATGCCGTTTGTAAACATTAAAATCACAAAAGACGGGGCAACAGCGAATCAGAAAAAAGAGTTGATTAAAGGAGCAACGCAGCTGCTTGTTGATGTTCTCGGGAAGAATCCTGCCACCACTGTGGTAGTAATCGATGAAGTGGAGACCGACAACTGGGGAATAGGCGGCGAAACCGTTACGGATCGCAGGAGTAAAAACTAA
- the tsaA gene encoding tRNA (N6-threonylcarbamoyladenosine(37)-N6)-methyltransferase TrmO: MKKYTFEPIGFFYTDTAEIPRHWSVSEEKGRIVLEEKYKEGITDYSPGDKIMAIFVFHKSPEFSARNLRTKPPHKNEEKGVFSICSPVRPNPLGISVLKITKVENNIIYVKNIDMLNETPILDIKPFIPDSK; encoded by the coding sequence ATGAAAAAATATACGTTTGAACCTATAGGATTTTTTTACACCGATACGGCTGAGATCCCCCGGCATTGGAGCGTATCAGAAGAAAAGGGCAGAATAGTACTTGAGGAAAAATATAAAGAGGGGATTACAGATTATTCCCCCGGGGATAAAATCATGGCAATTTTCGTTTTCCACAAAAGCCCGGAATTTTCTGCCCGGAACCTCAGGACAAAGCCTCCCCACAAAAATGAAGAAAAAGGTGTATTCAGTATCTGTTCACCGGTAAGGCCAAACCCGCTGGGAATCTCTGTCCTTAAAATTACAAAAGTTGAAAACAATATAATCTATGTAAAAAACATAGATATGCTGAATGAGACCCCGATTTTAGATATCAAGCCTTTTATCCCCGACAGCAAATAG
- a CDS encoding ArsR/SmtB family transcription factor, whose translation MLDKYANKFKAIGHPVRLRIVMGLAQKECNVTKICEGLELPQATISRHLALLRNLGIVEGVRDGHEICYSLVDDKIAKIVDLLMEEE comes from the coding sequence ATGTTGGATAAATATGCAAATAAATTTAAAGCAATCGGACATCCCGTCCGCCTCAGAATTGTTATGGGACTGGCACAAAAGGAGTGTAATGTAACAAAAATCTGCGAAGGTTTGGAGCTGCCACAGGCAACAATAAGCAGGCATCTGGCTCTTCTCAGGAATCTCGGTATTGTTGAAGGGGTGCGGGACGGACACGAAATATGTTATAGTTTAGTAGATGATAAAATAGCAAAAATTGTTGATTTGCTTATGGAGGAAGAATGA